From one Bordetella genomosp. 9 genomic stretch:
- the sctD gene encoding type III secretion system inner membrane ring subunit SctD: protein MTLDLELRVLTGLHQGAKCQAHDGALIGSDGRCDIVLCDEGIPREAARLSLGPAAWGMRPPSDPRGPEDAVESGDTPYPASDRSDTTFGMPLALGPVLLTVAHPSTPWPAPGQLIAVPHAVQNPAPESNAETDTAPGAEVLVGAPLEPATQAYAALGVPTYRRPRAAGLRWAVGGLLVLLVFGSVASFPPSKAPSNAQARTGRPLEPETLRRAQALLAERGYAPRVQARANEYQEVVITGWVQDETEHDSLATALSTIWPLPAMRVATETQIAERLRTLMLDMDISAGIGRLPAGDLEIRGVAGTDQVRQEAYRRWRDDGEASAFPITISLSLATEAAGAFREAVAMAGLPAMASTWKDKALHIKPGVLDVSQRERLNAIQDALNPRYMGAIRIDSDPGQADASFPFRVRTVVGGGQPWVVLEDGTRIAVGGTHGAYRLTSIDDGSVVFDGPSPTIITR, encoded by the coding sequence ATGACACTTGACCTGGAACTGCGGGTCCTGACCGGTCTGCATCAGGGTGCGAAATGCCAGGCGCATGACGGGGCGCTGATCGGTTCGGATGGCCGATGCGACATCGTGCTGTGCGACGAAGGCATTCCCCGTGAAGCTGCCCGACTGAGCCTGGGTCCCGCTGCATGGGGCATGCGTCCGCCGTCCGATCCACGCGGTCCTGAAGACGCCGTCGAATCCGGCGATACGCCATACCCCGCGTCGGATCGTTCCGACACCACGTTCGGAATGCCCCTCGCGCTCGGCCCCGTCCTGCTCACGGTCGCGCACCCGTCGACGCCCTGGCCGGCGCCGGGCCAGTTGATCGCCGTCCCGCATGCCGTCCAGAATCCGGCGCCCGAGTCGAACGCGGAGACGGACACCGCCCCGGGCGCCGAAGTCCTCGTCGGGGCGCCGCTCGAACCCGCCACGCAAGCGTATGCTGCCCTGGGCGTGCCCACCTATCGCCGTCCCAGGGCCGCCGGCCTGCGGTGGGCGGTGGGCGGCTTGCTCGTCCTGCTGGTGTTCGGCAGCGTCGCCTCGTTTCCGCCCAGCAAGGCGCCATCCAACGCGCAAGCCCGTACGGGCCGGCCGCTGGAACCGGAGACGCTACGACGCGCGCAGGCTTTGCTGGCCGAACGTGGCTATGCACCCCGCGTCCAGGCCCGTGCCAACGAATACCAGGAGGTCGTCATTACCGGCTGGGTCCAAGACGAGACCGAGCACGACAGCCTTGCCACGGCCTTGAGCACGATATGGCCCCTGCCCGCCATGCGCGTGGCAACGGAAACGCAGATCGCGGAACGCCTTCGCACGCTTATGCTCGATATGGACATCAGCGCGGGCATCGGCCGGTTGCCCGCGGGCGATCTCGAAATCCGCGGCGTGGCGGGCACCGACCAGGTGCGGCAAGAGGCCTATCGGCGTTGGCGCGACGATGGCGAGGCTTCCGCTTTCCCGATCACGATCAGCCTGTCGCTCGCCACCGAGGCCGCCGGGGCATTCCGCGAAGCCGTCGCCATGGCGGGCCTGCCCGCCATGGCATCGACCTGGAAAGACAAGGCGCTGCACATCAAGCCCGGCGTGCTGGACGTGTCGCAACGGGAACGACTCAATGCCATCCAGGATGCATTGAACCCGCGCTACATGGGCGCCATCCGCATCGACAGTGATCCGGGACAGGCCGACGCCTCCTTTCCTTTTCGGGTGCGTACCGTCGTCGGAGGCGGACAACCGTGGGTCGTACTGGAGGACGGAACCCGCATCGCGGTCGGCGGCACGCACGGCGCCTATCGGCTGACCTCGATAGACGACGGCAGTGTCGTGTTCGATGGCCCCAGCCCCACGATCATCACGCGATGA
- a CDS encoding response regulator transcription factor, with translation MISSQPLKHGARLLLVDDSPADLRLLVQLLNQENFKLMVALDGKQAYERATTQVAPDVILMDVSMPRVDGYATCRLLKSNPITAHIPVIFVTASSGLDERLKGFDAGAADYVLKPYNPEEVLARVRVQLHMTRRATSFLSAQHGTRDSLDELIPGTNATPQLRVGSISNEQAIVNTTTQYLSDHLCDAPSQKNLARLIGVNEKRLTSAFRNLLGKTIHDYLRDQRMERARALLQDGSMTIAEIADQLGFSSPANFASAFRRQLGCSPVAFRRHFEGPPTSLINCASDRLATTSGIFQKL, from the coding sequence ATGATCAGCTCTCAACCCTTGAAGCACGGAGCTCGACTACTGCTGGTAGACGATAGCCCCGCGGATCTCAGGTTGCTGGTGCAACTGCTGAATCAAGAGAACTTCAAGCTGATGGTCGCGCTCGATGGCAAGCAGGCATACGAACGAGCGACAACCCAGGTCGCGCCCGACGTGATCCTGATGGATGTGTCCATGCCTCGCGTGGATGGTTATGCCACTTGCCGGCTTTTGAAAAGCAATCCCATCACCGCGCACATCCCTGTGATTTTCGTCACCGCATCATCGGGCCTGGACGAGCGTCTCAAGGGCTTCGATGCCGGCGCGGCCGATTATGTGCTGAAGCCGTACAACCCTGAAGAGGTGCTGGCCCGCGTGCGTGTACAGCTGCACATGACAAGGCGCGCGACTTCATTCCTGTCCGCGCAACACGGCACCCGCGATTCGCTCGACGAATTGATCCCTGGAACAAACGCAACGCCGCAACTACGGGTGGGTTCGATCTCCAACGAACAGGCGATTGTGAACACCACCACGCAATACCTGTCGGATCATCTGTGCGACGCACCTTCGCAGAAGAACCTGGCGCGGCTGATCGGTGTGAACGAGAAACGGCTGACCAGCGCCTTCCGCAACCTGTTGGGCAAGACCATCCATGACTACCTGCGCGACCAGCGCATGGAAAGAGCCCGCGCGCTGCTGCAGGACGGATCGATGACCATCGCGGAGATCGCGGACCAACTCGGCTTTTCCAGCCCCGCCAACTTTGCATCGGCGTTCCGGCGACAACTTGGTTGCAGTCCTGTCGCCTTCCGCCGTCATTTTGAAGGGCCGCCGACGTCGTTGATCAATTGCGCCAGTGACAGATTGGCGACGACAAGCGGTATTTTTCAAAAGCTATGA
- a CDS encoding response regulator transcription factor, whose translation MNQSTLSEPRIAPNLDSGSMPKTADVSQRNALPTTYRRPSHVLIVSDDAAQLHATTDFLRNQLFRVTLASGWQGYYHAQAWRPDIILVDGSMHDMDPFMMGRLLMQTPDTQSIPLVFLLEQQRQAASREAFSLGAIDCITKPIYPEELLARISVHLRRAPVRDESAVPRMRPPVAEELLLRNALNAIATDVGSIHTVRQLARQIGTNERKLTALFKTKMGKSAHKVIFGQKMETARRLLAQTGMPIREVANHVGFRSVCNFSVAFHRDHGITPSGYRRQTRATGGGTEPTEPI comes from the coding sequence GTGAACCAATCCACCCTATCCGAACCGCGTATCGCCCCCAATCTCGATTCCGGCTCCATGCCCAAGACCGCGGACGTGAGCCAGCGTAACGCCTTGCCGACAACGTATCGGCGGCCTTCGCACGTATTGATCGTATCGGACGACGCAGCGCAGCTGCACGCGACTACCGATTTCCTGCGCAATCAGCTCTTTCGCGTGACGCTGGCATCCGGATGGCAGGGCTATTATCACGCGCAGGCCTGGCGTCCCGACATCATCCTTGTGGACGGGTCGATGCATGACATGGATCCGTTCATGATGGGCCGCCTGCTTATGCAGACACCGGACACGCAATCCATCCCGCTCGTCTTTCTGCTGGAGCAGCAACGCCAGGCCGCCAGCCGAGAAGCTTTCTCGCTGGGCGCCATCGATTGCATCACCAAGCCGATCTATCCCGAGGAATTGCTGGCGCGCATTTCGGTCCATCTGCGCCGGGCGCCGGTGCGCGATGAGAGCGCCGTGCCGCGCATGCGTCCGCCTGTCGCGGAAGAACTGCTGTTGCGCAATGCCTTGAACGCGATCGCGACCGACGTCGGCAGCATCCACACCGTAAGGCAGCTCGCCCGGCAGATAGGGACGAACGAACGCAAGCTGACGGCGCTGTTCAAGACCAAGATGGGCAAATCGGCGCATAAGGTGATCTTCGGGCAGAAGATGGAAACCGCCCGGCGCCTGCTCGCGCAGACCGGCATGCCGATACGCGAGGTCGCCAACCACGTGGGCTTTCGCAGCGTATGCAATTTTTCGGTCGCGTTTCATCGCGACCATGGCATTACGCCGTCCGGCTATCGCCGACAGACGCGCGCGACCGGGGGGGGTACGGAGCCGACGGAGCCGATTTAA
- a CDS encoding response regulator transcription factor, which yields MIRVILADDHPVVLLGMKNALEASGDIRVVAVADSPESLFACLSRHPCDVLVTDFSMPGSQQPDGLAMLLQLKQKFPDVRIVVLTKMASPALMSPILQAGAFALVEKSAAVKEIATAVQRAASRRTYVTENVQREFAALGVPRTQVAEPAQLSPREMEVVRLFAQGYSNNQIAEILGVSAKTTSRQKMDAMRKLAARNDAELYAHARDMGLV from the coding sequence ATGATTCGAGTCATACTTGCCGACGACCATCCTGTAGTACTGCTCGGCATGAAGAATGCCCTGGAAGCCTCCGGCGACATTCGGGTCGTTGCGGTGGCGGATTCACCAGAAAGCCTCTTTGCGTGTCTATCCCGGCATCCCTGCGATGTCCTGGTGACCGACTTTTCCATGCCCGGCTCGCAGCAACCCGACGGGCTCGCCATGCTGCTCCAACTGAAGCAGAAATTCCCCGACGTTCGTATCGTCGTCCTGACGAAAATGGCGTCACCGGCATTGATGTCTCCCATCCTGCAAGCCGGCGCGTTCGCCCTGGTGGAGAAAAGCGCGGCGGTGAAGGAAATCGCGACGGCGGTCCAGCGTGCGGCGAGCCGGCGTACCTATGTCACGGAGAACGTGCAGCGCGAGTTTGCCGCGCTAGGCGTCCCACGAACACAGGTGGCCGAACCCGCGCAACTGTCCCCACGTGAAATGGAAGTGGTGCGGCTGTTCGCACAGGGCTATAGCAATAACCAGATTGCCGAGATTCTGGGCGTCAGCGCGAAGACGACCAGTCGCCAGAAGATGGATGCCATGCGCAAACTGGCGGCACGCAACGATGCCGAACTTTATGCGCATGCACGGGATATGGGACTGGTGTAG
- a CDS encoding type III secretion system chaperone — MDAHKLIALFGEESGVPLTLGESGTIDLIFDNDVTVTLEHDDPQDMLHAYAVLGQEPVETDQRLTLYRDMLSANAFGHETEGAALSLDDRTGEILLTRRLELADATVIQLRRTVESMVDVSLSWREKLATVGHVAAAMPAMPALNAKSAPPGNSLRA; from the coding sequence ATGGACGCGCATAAATTGATCGCGCTGTTCGGAGAGGAAAGCGGTGTTCCGCTTACCTTGGGTGAATCCGGGACCATAGACCTGATATTCGATAACGACGTCACTGTCACGCTGGAACACGATGATCCGCAGGACATGCTGCACGCCTACGCGGTATTGGGACAGGAACCCGTCGAAACAGACCAGCGGTTGACGCTGTACCGCGATATGCTTTCCGCCAACGCCTTTGGCCACGAAACGGAAGGCGCCGCCCTGTCGCTGGACGATCGTACGGGCGAAATCCTGCTCACGCGCCGGCTCGAGTTGGCCGACGCCACCGTCATCCAGCTGCGTCGAACCGTGGAAAGCATGGTCGACGTTTCGCTGAGCTGGCGTGAAAAGCTGGCTACCGTCGGGCATGTCGCGGCCGCCATGCCTGCCATGCCCGCGCTGAACGCCAAATCCGCGCCCCCAGGAAACAGCCTGCGCGCTTAA
- a CDS encoding AAA family ATPase, which translates to MSQILNRPVRICLLGEFQLIVDGVDKTPLIAYGKPKLLLAMLALSLDKKQSRAALAELLWPNCASGARANLRHALCVLRHVLGPMEKAILSTSSMLALDQNLVTVDVLALCGIGPYARLTLEERLGHDRGDLLEHMVTPVNAALSAWRMSWQSRLSQEVSQCRQAYIAQLCAEDKIQDALASARQWVQVHPGDEHAHRDLIRMLRDTGRRESAMKAYEHCVAVMGEYYGTTPSLETRSLLDVSASSERAVHAPSSANDDARPLAVLAVAIGHDGDGVPGEETIDRVQAARQRLVRLAQAAGRRVCLGADGNLAILFGYPTLNERPTESAARLACYIRRCAVSPHVSLGMGIHAELARVPPDNGTLPMMLVGQRALRLAYLAESGETLLTDAAQARLSDRFVVRPDERYGLRVGILEGQSQAITVHRMFGRTTEFDILVRRWNSLRKNERPHVMYLRGEQGIGKSLLAQVFAEYVRRGGGAVSFLRCDQENRQLALHPFHEYFLSRLAVQDSVGNRAADDAELGYARAIESLGYRVGLDKATSAMLVDYFVGQRSGSGGGAPSTPATALTSLTPLAPEVEGLIAPLSNLLLDGDAPNQALLILVDDAQWADAATRGLLTSLLHQRRRDPVMILLCGRGMNLNVPIDETITMPPLRRDAMVQLVTFRGKDKRLSSKIRRRIVEKARGVPLYAEQMVRQCPADIEEEPPLLIRDLLAARAVCEREESTDVAVPRLAGEYTIPFMETD; encoded by the coding sequence ATGTCTCAAATACTGAATCGGCCCGTTCGGATCTGCCTGCTCGGCGAATTCCAGCTGATCGTCGACGGCGTGGATAAAACCCCGCTGATCGCCTACGGCAAACCCAAGCTGCTGCTCGCGATGCTCGCGCTTTCCCTGGATAAAAAGCAATCCCGCGCCGCCCTGGCGGAACTCCTGTGGCCGAACTGCGCATCGGGGGCGCGTGCCAACCTGCGCCATGCGCTCTGCGTGCTGCGCCACGTGCTCGGGCCCATGGAAAAGGCCATCCTGTCCACGTCCAGCATGCTGGCGCTGGACCAGAACCTGGTTACCGTCGACGTGCTGGCGCTCTGCGGCATTGGCCCCTATGCACGGCTGACCCTGGAAGAAAGGCTCGGCCATGATCGCGGCGATCTGCTCGAGCATATGGTCACGCCGGTCAACGCGGCATTGTCCGCCTGGCGCATGAGCTGGCAGTCGCGCCTGTCGCAGGAAGTCTCGCAATGCCGGCAGGCATACATCGCCCAATTGTGCGCGGAAGACAAAATCCAGGACGCCTTGGCCAGCGCGCGGCAGTGGGTGCAGGTGCATCCGGGTGACGAACATGCCCACCGCGACCTGATCCGCATGCTGCGCGATACCGGTCGCCGCGAATCGGCGATGAAGGCCTACGAACATTGCGTCGCCGTCATGGGCGAATACTACGGCACGACCCCCTCGCTGGAAACGCGGTCGCTGCTCGACGTGTCGGCCTCCAGCGAACGCGCCGTGCACGCGCCGTCGTCCGCCAACGATGACGCCCGGCCGCTGGCGGTCCTGGCGGTGGCGATCGGCCATGACGGCGACGGCGTTCCCGGTGAAGAAACCATCGACCGTGTCCAGGCGGCGCGTCAGCGGCTGGTCCGGCTGGCACAGGCCGCCGGGCGCCGGGTCTGCCTGGGCGCCGACGGCAACCTCGCCATTCTGTTCGGCTATCCCACGTTGAACGAACGCCCGACCGAATCCGCCGCGCGTCTGGCCTGCTACATCCGCCGCTGCGCGGTATCGCCGCATGTGTCGCTGGGCATGGGCATCCACGCGGAGCTCGCGCGCGTTCCGCCCGATAACGGAACGCTGCCGATGATGCTGGTCGGACAACGTGCGCTGCGTCTCGCCTATCTTGCGGAGTCGGGGGAAACGCTGCTGACGGACGCCGCCCAGGCGCGCCTCAGCGATCGCTTCGTGGTGCGGCCGGACGAACGCTACGGCCTGCGCGTCGGCATACTGGAAGGCCAGTCCCAGGCCATCACGGTGCATCGCATGTTCGGCCGTACCACCGAATTCGACATCCTGGTCCGGCGCTGGAACAGCCTGCGCAAGAATGAGCGGCCGCATGTGATGTACCTGCGTGGCGAGCAAGGCATCGGCAAATCACTGTTGGCCCAGGTCTTCGCGGAATACGTGCGGCGTGGCGGCGGGGCGGTCTCTTTCCTGCGCTGCGATCAGGAAAATCGGCAGTTGGCGTTGCATCCCTTCCACGAATACTTCCTGTCCCGACTCGCGGTGCAGGACAGCGTCGGCAACCGGGCCGCGGACGACGCCGAGCTCGGCTATGCGCGGGCAATCGAATCGCTGGGCTACCGCGTCGGCCTGGACAAAGCGACCAGTGCGATGCTGGTGGACTATTTCGTCGGCCAACGCAGCGGGAGCGGCGGCGGCGCGCCGTCGACGCCCGCAACGGCATTGACGTCGCTGACGCCCCTGGCGCCGGAAGTCGAGGGCCTGATCGCGCCGCTGTCCAATCTGCTGCTCGATGGCGACGCGCCCAACCAGGCCTTGCTGATACTCGTGGACGACGCGCAATGGGCGGATGCCGCCACCCGCGGTCTCCTGACGTCGCTGCTGCATCAGCGCCGGCGCGATCCCGTCATGATCCTGCTGTGCGGTCGTGGCATGAACCTGAACGTGCCGATCGACGAAACCATCACCATGCCGCCGCTGCGTCGCGACGCGATGGTGCAACTGGTGACCTTCCGCGGAAAGGACAAGCGGCTTTCCAGCAAGATACGCCGCCGTATTGTCGAGAAAGCGCGCGGCGTGCCGCTCTATGCGGAGCAAATGGTGCGCCAGTGTCCCGCCGATATCGAGGAAGAACCGCCATTGCTGATACGCGATCTGCTGGCGGCGCGCGCCGTCTGCGAACGGGAAGAATCGACCGATGTCGCGGTGCCGCGTCTGGCCGGCGAATACACCATCCCATTCATGGAAACCGATTGA
- a CDS encoding Crp/Fnr family transcriptional regulator translates to MDSDVRHYRQQLATTSWFKDSPVELQDYLVARAELLRLKKGQPLYRRGERSFGLYAILDGAVSIGTVGADGKEALLAVLGPTAWIGEVSMFDGLPRPHDVSAIGKTLVLHVPGPALESLLGSHPGYWRNFGLLMAQKIRVSFESSEAMMLLPAAQRLASRLLLIAGGYGGINAEQSRIKLSQDTLAAMVSLTRQTTNQLLRNLESEGIVDLKFGEIVILDLDRLRAASVEATDR, encoded by the coding sequence ATGGATTCCGACGTACGACACTATCGACAGCAACTTGCCACGACGTCGTGGTTCAAGGATTCGCCGGTCGAGCTTCAGGACTATCTCGTCGCGCGCGCCGAGCTGCTCCGATTGAAGAAGGGACAACCGCTCTATCGGCGTGGGGAACGGTCGTTCGGCCTGTACGCGATTCTCGACGGTGCGGTTTCGATCGGCACCGTTGGCGCGGATGGGAAAGAGGCCTTGCTCGCCGTGCTCGGGCCGACCGCCTGGATCGGAGAAGTCTCCATGTTCGACGGCCTGCCCCGCCCGCACGATGTTTCAGCAATTGGTAAGACGCTCGTGCTGCACGTCCCTGGGCCCGCCTTGGAAAGCCTGCTTGGATCTCATCCGGGCTACTGGCGAAATTTCGGTTTGTTGATGGCGCAAAAAATCCGGGTCTCTTTTGAGAGCAGCGAGGCCATGATGCTGCTGCCCGCCGCTCAGCGCCTGGCAAGCCGCCTGTTGCTGATCGCGGGTGGCTATGGGGGAATCAATGCGGAACAAAGCAGGATAAAACTCTCGCAGGACACTTTGGCTGCAATGGTTTCGCTCACTCGGCAGACGACGAACCAGTTGCTCAGGAATCTTGAGAGCGAGGGGATCGTAGATCTGAAGTTCGGCGAGATCGTTATTCTGGATCTGGATCGCTTGCGCGCTGCCAGTGTCGAAGCCACCGATCGTTGA
- a CDS encoding site-specific integrase — MASVSKYRGKWKCQVRRKGNPALFRTFDRHSDAVAWGREMEAQIDAGLTIVVPKKRDVQTVADLLDWYLGLDEAKAKKSHQDDKERAERIKKHLGKLDAIKVNSDHLKDYKNMRLAMPRSAPQTVQHELALLHRAYVLAVEELRWRLPEGVPRTRRPVIDNARDRRVRRDELLQLIQHTGSREAAIIMELAVETAMRRGEIMGLEWERIDLERQSAYLPDTKSGSPRTVPLSRRAVDLLRSVKREDATGKVFHIADASVSQALKRAAKRIGAQDLRFHDLRHEATSRLFEKGLNQIEVARITGHKTLSMLNRYTHLDVQHLVGKLG, encoded by the coding sequence ATGGCATCAGTCAGCAAGTACCGCGGCAAATGGAAATGCCAGGTGCGCCGCAAGGGCAACCCGGCGCTGTTCCGCACCTTCGACCGCCACTCGGATGCAGTGGCCTGGGGCCGGGAAATGGAGGCGCAGATTGACGCGGGCCTGACCATAGTTGTTCCGAAGAAGCGGGACGTGCAGACGGTGGCGGACCTGCTGGACTGGTACCTGGGGCTAGACGAGGCGAAGGCGAAGAAGTCCCATCAGGACGACAAGGAACGCGCGGAGCGGATCAAGAAGCACCTCGGGAAGCTCGACGCCATCAAGGTGAACTCGGACCACCTCAAGGACTACAAGAACATGCGCCTGGCGATGCCGCGATCGGCCCCGCAGACCGTCCAGCACGAGCTGGCGCTGCTGCACCGGGCATACGTGCTGGCCGTGGAGGAGCTGCGCTGGCGGCTGCCTGAGGGCGTTCCGAGAACCCGCCGGCCGGTAATCGACAACGCCCGCGACCGGCGGGTGCGCCGCGACGAGCTGCTGCAGTTGATCCAGCACACCGGGTCCCGGGAGGCCGCCATCATCATGGAGCTTGCCGTGGAGACAGCCATGCGCCGCGGGGAGATTATGGGACTGGAGTGGGAACGGATCGACCTGGAGCGGCAGTCCGCCTATCTGCCGGACACGAAGTCCGGGAGCCCGCGCACCGTCCCGCTCTCCCGCCGCGCGGTGGATCTGCTGAGGTCGGTCAAGCGGGAGGACGCGACGGGGAAAGTGTTCCATATCGCGGATGCCAGCGTGAGCCAGGCGCTCAAGCGCGCGGCGAAGCGCATCGGTGCGCAGGACCTGCGGTTCCATGACTTGCGGCACGAGGCTACTAGCCGGCTATTCGAGAAAGGGCTGAATCAGATTGAGGTCGCCCGGATCACCGGGCACAAAACCCTGTCCATGCTGAACAGGTACACCCACCTGGATGTCCAGCACCTAGTGGGCAAGCTTGGCTGA
- the lysC gene encoding Rz1-like lysis system protein LysC, whose amino-acid sequence MRWKRTGAGLTLLCLTLCLTACSVAPLPPAEYLEDCLHAEPPQERTNGALADFAQRERLALDLCNADKAALRAWSAKLAH is encoded by the coding sequence ATGCGCTGGAAGCGAACCGGAGCTGGGCTGACGCTGCTGTGCCTGACGCTGTGTTTGACAGCCTGTTCGGTAGCACCGCTACCGCCCGCTGAGTACTTGGAGGACTGCCTCCACGCAGAGCCGCCGCAAGAGCGGACCAACGGGGCGCTGGCGGATTTCGCACAGCGCGAACGGTTGGCCCTGGACCTCTGCAATGCCGACAAGGCAGCCCTGCGGGCCTGGTCAGCCAAGCTTGCCCACTAG
- a CDS encoding lysozyme: MGIRQRIAVGLLAASAAGLGFITSYEQRVYTAYPDPVLGWRVPTICDGHTGPDVRRGMRATDAMCESWRAADAAASAAAIQRCSPHAVLTQYEFDALVSLTHNIGTGAYCRSTIAKKVDRNDYAGAAAEFPRWNQAGGRVLRGLVARRACEAQLFRTGDYTCAP, encoded by the coding sequence ATGGGCATCCGCCAGCGGATTGCCGTGGGCCTGCTCGCGGCGTCCGCGGCGGGGCTCGGCTTCATCACCAGCTATGAGCAGCGTGTTTACACCGCCTACCCGGACCCCGTGCTCGGCTGGCGCGTGCCGACTATCTGCGATGGACACACAGGGCCGGACGTGCGCCGCGGCATGCGTGCTACGGACGCTATGTGCGAATCCTGGCGAGCAGCTGACGCTGCCGCCTCGGCTGCTGCCATCCAGCGATGCAGCCCCCACGCAGTCCTGACTCAATACGAATTCGACGCTCTGGTATCCCTGACGCACAACATCGGGACCGGGGCCTACTGCCGCTCCACCATCGCCAAGAAGGTGGACCGGAACGACTACGCTGGCGCAGCCGCCGAGTTCCCCAGATGGAACCAGGCCGGCGGCCGCGTGCTGCGTGGGCTGGTAGCCCGGCGCGCGTGTGAGGCCCAGCTGTTCCGCACCGGAGACTACACCTGTGCTCCCTAG